In Candidatus Promineifilum breve, one genomic interval encodes:
- the hisF gene encoding imidazole glycerol phosphate synthase subunit HisF, which yields MLAKRIIPCLDVKDGRVVKGINFVALRDAGDPVEQASYYDAEGADELVFLDITATHEARGTVMAMARAVADRVFIPFTVGGGIRTVDDMRAILRAGADKVSINSAAVRTPELIATGATAFGSQAIVVAIDARRRTAGPDGWEVYVSGGRVATGLDALEWAARVEALGAGEILLTSMDGDGTQAGYDVALTRAVAEAVNIPVIASGGAGTMAHFADVLTTGQADAALAASLFHYRQLAIHDLKRYLRQQGIHVRYDG from the coding sequence ATGCTGGCTAAGCGCATCATTCCCTGCCTCGACGTGAAGGACGGCCGGGTCGTCAAGGGTATCAATTTCGTGGCCCTGCGTGATGCCGGCGACCCGGTGGAGCAGGCGAGCTACTACGACGCGGAAGGGGCCGACGAACTGGTCTTCCTGGACATTACGGCCACCCACGAGGCGCGGGGGACGGTCATGGCGATGGCCCGCGCCGTGGCCGACCGGGTGTTCATCCCGTTCACGGTTGGCGGCGGCATTCGCACGGTGGACGACATGCGGGCCATCCTGCGCGCCGGGGCGGACAAGGTGAGCATCAACTCGGCCGCCGTCCGCACCCCGGAACTGATCGCCACCGGGGCGACCGCGTTCGGCAGCCAGGCCATCGTCGTCGCCATCGACGCGCGGCGGCGAACGGCCGGACCGGACGGCTGGGAAGTCTACGTCAGCGGCGGCCGGGTGGCGACCGGGCTGGACGCGCTGGAGTGGGCGGCGCGGGTCGAGGCGCTGGGCGCGGGCGAGATCTTGCTGACCAGTATGGACGGCGACGGCACGCAGGCGGGCTACGACGTGGCGCTGACGCGGGCCGTGGCTGAGGCGGTCAACATCCCGGTCATCGCTTCCGGCGGCGCGGGTACAATGGCGCATTTCGCCGACGTGCTGACGACGGGGCAGGCCGACGCGGCGCTGGCGGCGTCGCTATTCCACTACCGGCAGTTGGCGATCCACGATCTGAAGCGCTATTTGCGGCAACAAGGAATTCACGTGCGCTATGACGGCTGA
- the hisI gene encoding phosphoribosyl-AMP cyclohydrolase, with protein sequence MTAELKFDDRGLIVAVVQDATTRAVLMVAYMNGEALRLTRATGEAHFWSRSRQALWHKGGTSGNVQRVREIRYDCDGDALLLLVDSAGPACHTGEMSCFYRPLPVGDEPQEG encoded by the coding sequence ATGACGGCTGAGTTGAAATTCGATGATCGCGGCCTGATCGTGGCCGTGGTGCAGGACGCGACGACGCGCGCCGTGCTGATGGTGGCCTACATGAATGGCGAGGCGTTGCGCCTGACCCGTGCCACGGGCGAGGCCCACTTCTGGAGCCGCAGCCGGCAGGCGCTATGGCACAAGGGCGGCACGTCGGGCAACGTGCAGCGCGTGCGCGAAATCCGGTATGATTGCGACGGCGATGCCCTGTTGCTGCTGGTCGATTCCGCCGGGCCGGCCTGCCACACCGGGGAGATGTCGTGTTTCTATCGCCCGCTGCCCGTCGGGGACGAACCGCAGGAAGGATGA
- the hisE gene encoding phosphoribosyl-ATP diphosphatase: MSDVIHRLEAVLAERKNESPERSYTSRLLAAGEDEIVKKIGEEAIEVILAAKGQGDGRVVEESADLVYHLLVLLLARGQSWAAVEDELSRRMAPK, encoded by the coding sequence ATGAGCGACGTGATCCACAGGCTGGAAGCTGTATTGGCTGAACGAAAGAATGAGTCGCCGGAGCGATCGTACACGTCCCGGCTGCTGGCGGCGGGCGAGGATGAGATCGTCAAGAAGATCGGCGAAGAGGCCATCGAGGTGATCCTGGCCGCCAAGGGGCAGGGGGATGGCCGCGTGGTCGAAGAATCGGCCGATCTGGTCTATCATCTGTTGGTGCTGCTGCTGGCACGCGGGCAGTCATGGGCCGCGGTCGAGGACGAACTGTCGCGCCGCATGGCCCCGAAATAA